From the Cohaesibacter sp. ES.047 genome, one window contains:
- a CDS encoding TIR domain-containing protein, whose product MVNRTGTYIAFDGLGQQDPTKSDFRYYATIQGWSASKSSDFRLTNSHEKASAVRDTSKLATLQASIRQRLQASKNTLIVLSNDTRKSGSVLSWEIKKAVDDYDLPLIIAHAGYDSVMNPKGLSDRWPKTLATRLNDGSAKAIHIPFKQDAIFDAIQRFTVNGEKLNGSFVYYDEATHRSWGYIR is encoded by the coding sequence ATGGTAAATCGAACTGGAACTTACATCGCCTTTGACGGGCTCGGGCAGCAAGACCCGACAAAATCAGATTTCCGATATTACGCCACGATCCAGGGGTGGAGCGCCTCGAAGAGTTCAGATTTTCGCCTCACCAATAGCCATGAGAAAGCAAGTGCTGTCCGAGACACAAGTAAGCTCGCCACCTTGCAAGCCAGCATCCGGCAGAGGCTTCAGGCTTCCAAGAACACGTTAATTGTGCTGTCGAATGATACGCGAAAGAGCGGCAGTGTGCTATCTTGGGAAATAAAGAAGGCCGTGGATGACTACGATCTTCCTTTAATCATAGCGCATGCGGGTTATGATTCCGTGATGAACCCGAAAGGTTTATCGGATCGCTGGCCTAAAACTTTGGCCACTAGGTTAAATGATGGATCAGCGAAAGCAATCCACATACCTTTCAAACAGGATGCCATTTTTGACGCCATTCAACGCTTCACAGTAAATGGAGAGAAATTGAATGGGTCCTTTGTGTACTACGATGAAGCGACCCATAGGAGTTGGGGTTATATCAGATAG
- the proX gene encoding glycine betaine/L-proline ABC transporter substrate-binding protein ProX codes for MANAIRKFAAAAALSGAVMIGAAPSFAADMPGEGVTIKMGQATWDTGWFHSEIYSQLFQKLGYAVDGPTTLDVPVFYQSVAFGDLDLWVNGWFPLHDTYKPAFEDTASIVGAVAPKGALQGYLVDKAAVDKFDIKSLEDFKRPEVKEAFDRNGDGKADMVACPPGWGCEMAIAKHMEDYDLGDDVNLIKAGYSASMADAVASYEAGEHILFYTWTPNWTVNQLKPGKDVMWITVPERDGVETAPAVKGLDTCVSDPCSMGFAATDILPVANDAFIEKNPAVKTLLEEVRIPVQDIYAQNAAMNEGDDDVKAQASAWIEKNQDEVNKWLDDARAAAK; via the coding sequence ATGGCGAATGCTATCCGCAAATTTGCTGCAGCCGCAGCTCTGTCCGGCGCCGTTATGATTGGTGCTGCCCCTTCCTTCGCAGCCGACATGCCTGGTGAAGGCGTAACCATTAAAATGGGTCAGGCAACCTGGGACACCGGTTGGTTCCATTCTGAAATCTACAGCCAGCTGTTCCAGAAGCTCGGCTACGCTGTTGATGGCCCGACCACGCTTGACGTGCCGGTTTTCTATCAGTCCGTCGCATTTGGCGATCTGGATTTGTGGGTCAACGGCTGGTTCCCGCTGCATGATACCTATAAGCCTGCTTTTGAAGATACCGCGTCCATCGTTGGCGCAGTTGCGCCAAAAGGTGCTCTGCAGGGTTATCTCGTCGACAAAGCTGCCGTTGATAAATTCGACATCAAGTCTCTGGAAGATTTCAAACGCCCTGAAGTCAAAGAGGCCTTTGACCGCAATGGTGACGGCAAAGCAGACATGGTTGCCTGCCCTCCGGGCTGGGGTTGTGAAATGGCCATTGCCAAGCATATGGAAGACTATGATCTGGGCGATGATGTCAACCTGATCAAGGCAGGCTATTCGGCCTCCATGGCCGATGCCGTTGCTTCCTATGAAGCTGGCGAACACATCCTGTTCTACACATGGACCCCGAACTGGACCGTGAACCAGCTGAAGCCGGGTAAAGATGTCATGTGGATCACCGTGCCGGAACGTGATGGTGTTGAAACAGCTCCAGCCGTGAAAGGTCTTGATACCTGTGTATCCGATCCTTGCTCCATGGGCTTTGCTGCAACCGATATCCTGCCGGTTGCCAACGATGCCTTCATCGAGAAGAACCCTGCGGTCAAGACACTTCTTGAGGAAGTCCGTATTCCGGTTCAAGACATCTATGCACAGAATGCAGCCATGAACGAAGGCGATGATGATGTGAAAGCACAGGCTTCTGCATGGATCGAAAAGAATCAGGACGAAGTCAACAAATGGCTCGATGACGCACGCGCAGCTGCGAAATAA
- a CDS encoding proline/glycine betaine ABC transporter permease, whose translation MISPSDFLSIPFDEVVNSFVRGFLVPNFRPFFRAMQVPVNEVLQALDGFFAWVPMIIITLFFAFVAWRVVNRTMAIATIIGFCFIDMIGLWPETMTTLSMIITSVLFCALIGIPVGILASSSDTAWKIVRPILDIMQTVPSFVYLVPIVMLFGVGMAPGIIATIIFALPPIIRMTNLGIRNVREDLIEASESFGATYFQILWEVQIPLALRTIMAGLNQTLMLALSMVVIAALIGAGGLGLVVNTGLGRLDVGGATAGGVGIVILAIILDRITQGFAEPNTNNTSLFGFITSIFKGQPATDSDKQKA comes from the coding sequence TTGATCAGCCCTTCAGACTTTTTAAGCATTCCGTTTGATGAAGTGGTCAACAGCTTCGTTCGCGGGTTTCTGGTTCCTAACTTTCGCCCGTTTTTCAGGGCAATGCAGGTGCCGGTGAACGAAGTTCTTCAGGCACTTGATGGCTTTTTTGCCTGGGTGCCGATGATCATTATCACCCTCTTTTTTGCCTTTGTCGCCTGGCGCGTTGTAAACCGTACCATGGCCATAGCAACCATTATCGGTTTCTGCTTTATTGACATGATTGGCCTGTGGCCGGAAACCATGACGACCCTGTCGATGATTATCACATCAGTGCTCTTCTGCGCCCTGATCGGTATCCCCGTCGGCATTCTCGCCTCAAGCAGCGACACAGCCTGGAAAATCGTCCGTCCCATTCTGGATATCATGCAGACGGTTCCAAGCTTCGTTTATCTTGTGCCAATTGTCATGCTCTTCGGTGTCGGCATGGCTCCGGGCATCATTGCAACGATTATCTTCGCCTTGCCGCCGATCATTCGCATGACCAACCTCGGCATTCGCAATGTGCGCGAGGATCTGATCGAGGCGTCAGAGTCCTTCGGCGCGACCTATTTCCAGATTTTGTGGGAAGTCCAGATTCCTCTGGCTTTGCGCACAATCATGGCAGGTCTCAACCAGACCCTGATGCTGGCTTTGTCCATGGTCGTTATCGCCGCCCTCATTGGAGCTGGCGGTCTTGGTCTGGTGGTCAACACCGGTCTTGGACGCCTTGATGTTGGTGGGGCGACGGCTGGTGGCGTCGGTATCGTCATTCTGGCGATCATTCTTGACCGCATCACGCAGGGTTTTGCTGAACCAAACACAAACAACACGTCTTTGTTTGGTTTCATTACGTCCATTTTCAAGGGACAACCAGCAACGGATTCCGACAAACAAAAAGCTTGA
- a CDS encoding LysR family transcriptional regulator has translation MENKVSFDDLTVLLAVLRDGGFRAAARRLGVAPSKVSTTISRIEAQLGVPVLRRTTRSLHLTDAGKLLVDRVTPLLSAVDAACLEVANLGGQVQGRLTLNVPGAVMPDILPPLLAEYRLQHPGVEVEIMVENDLVDVVAAGCDAGIRYGSVLEQDMISIPIGPRTQQMALAAAPAYLQEHGMPLKPEDLTAHSAIRYRLKDGPLLPWTLCREGQFMEVKPNNALILSVNAIDTGLRYTRAGMGIIQTFRNWLDEDFANGRLVPVLPDWWPEMDGPRLYYPNRSAPQPLRSFIEICRSAV, from the coding sequence ATGGAGAACAAAGTTTCCTTTGATGATCTAACCGTCCTGCTCGCAGTGCTTCGTGACGGGGGCTTTCGCGCGGCCGCGCGCCGACTTGGTGTTGCACCTTCAAAGGTCAGTACGACAATCTCGAGAATCGAGGCACAGCTTGGTGTGCCGGTTTTGCGTCGCACTACCAGAAGCCTGCATCTCACCGATGCAGGCAAACTGCTCGTGGACCGGGTTACACCGCTCTTGTCCGCCGTGGATGCCGCTTGTCTTGAGGTGGCCAATCTTGGCGGGCAGGTGCAAGGGCGTCTGACACTGAACGTACCCGGTGCGGTTATGCCAGATATCCTGCCACCACTTCTTGCCGAGTACCGCCTCCAACATCCAGGGGTGGAGGTGGAGATCATGGTCGAAAACGATCTGGTGGATGTCGTAGCCGCTGGTTGTGATGCGGGTATCCGCTATGGCAGCGTTCTGGAGCAAGACATGATCTCTATCCCGATCGGCCCTCGCACACAGCAGATGGCATTGGCTGCAGCCCCCGCATATTTGCAGGAACATGGTATGCCTCTTAAACCGGAGGATCTAACGGCACACAGCGCGATCCGGTACCGCCTGAAGGACGGCCCGCTGTTGCCGTGGACGCTGTGCAGAGAGGGGCAGTTCATGGAGGTAAAGCCAAACAATGCCCTCATCTTGAGTGTGAATGCAATTGACACGGGGCTGCGTTACACGAGAGCGGGTATGGGTATCATTCAAACATTCCGTAACTGGCTGGACGAGGATTTTGCCAACGGCAGGCTGGTACCGGTTCTTCCAGATTGGTGGCCCGAGATGGATGGACCACGTCTTTACTATCCCAATCGGTCCGCGCCGCAGCCACTGCGCAGCTTTATCGAAATTTGCCGGTCCGCCGTTTAG
- a CDS encoding NAD(P)H-binding protein, with amino-acid sequence MLVVTGGSGKLGGFVLEALLRLVPAEQIGVSVREPEKLSHLAARGVRVRKGDYNDADSLRSAWDGAARLLLVSSNAAASGGNALAQHETAIAVAKELGVKRLLYTSQVSSNSQSHFPPGRDHAATEAMLAHSGLAWTALRHGFYADSAISMHARGIESRCLTGPEDGKVTWTTHQDLAEVDALFLSGHETHEGPTPPLVGGEALDMGDLARLAGEIVGKTIERSLISESTMVENARRHGLPESVIRVMTGYYRAAREGEFAMIDPTLKRLLGREPQRIKDLLARKFG; translated from the coding sequence ATGCTTGTTGTTACCGGGGGCTCGGGAAAACTTGGCGGATTTGTCTTGGAGGCGCTGTTGCGCCTCGTGCCCGCAGAGCAGATTGGTGTAAGTGTTCGAGAACCAGAAAAGCTCTCTCACCTTGCCGCTCGCGGTGTCCGTGTCAGAAAGGGCGATTACAATGATGCTGACAGTTTGCGCTCTGCTTGGGACGGTGCAGCGCGACTGCTGCTTGTGTCTTCAAATGCAGCTGCATCCGGAGGCAATGCACTGGCCCAACATGAAACAGCCATAGCTGTGGCAAAGGAGTTGGGCGTGAAACGGTTGCTCTATACCAGTCAGGTCTCAAGCAACTCACAATCACACTTCCCTCCGGGCAGAGATCACGCAGCGACCGAGGCGATGCTGGCACATTCCGGCCTCGCATGGACGGCGTTACGTCACGGGTTTTATGCTGATAGCGCCATCAGTATGCATGCAAGAGGGATTGAGAGCCGCTGTCTGACCGGCCCCGAGGACGGCAAGGTTACCTGGACGACCCACCAAGACCTGGCCGAGGTGGACGCCCTGTTCCTGAGCGGTCACGAAACGCACGAAGGCCCAACACCTCCTTTGGTCGGCGGTGAAGCACTCGATATGGGGGATCTTGCACGGCTGGCAGGAGAAATCGTCGGCAAAACCATCGAGCGGAGTCTCATTAGCGAAAGCACCATGGTTGAGAATGCTCGGCGTCATGGGCTTCCGGAAAGCGTCATTAGAGTTATGACGGGCTATTATCGCGCTGCCCGGGAGGGAGAATTCGCGATGATAGATCCAACCTTGAAAAGACTATTGGGGCGAGAGCCCCAGCGCATCAAAGATCTTCTTGCCCGAAAGTTCGGATAG
- a CDS encoding macro domain-containing protein — protein sequence MKVTIFDRQVRDSFFRVAAGIGTALSTLLLFVNIPDDRKLYSLIGLATILFIFYLVIWWRANNLKEVAIKIDGTTVTVKSGDIFNEEGLKAIAFNEYFDTVVDNVLISDRSLNGIFLCSKLNGTISELDAEIESHPFEEGEILQQEVPRTTGKTVKFRLGTIFVKDDFLLTAMSKFDSSNRANLTMPEYLEFLINFWDRVNKVYAQRSVVTPIFGSGITRIRGHRDISDEDLLKIMLWTFRISEMRFKYPAKLTIVVHTGKIDQINFLDLKSLRNGV from the coding sequence TTGAAAGTAACGATATTCGATAGGCAGGTTCGCGATTCATTCTTTAGAGTCGCTGCGGGCATAGGAACCGCGCTCTCCACATTGCTACTTTTTGTAAATATTCCAGACGACCGTAAGCTCTACTCACTTATCGGTCTCGCAACAATCCTGTTCATCTTTTACCTTGTGATATGGTGGCGCGCCAATAATCTAAAAGAGGTCGCTATCAAAATAGATGGTACAACAGTGACGGTTAAGTCTGGGGATATCTTCAATGAGGAAGGGTTGAAGGCTATCGCATTCAACGAATATTTCGATACGGTTGTAGATAATGTTTTGATTAGTGATCGCTCTCTAAATGGCATATTCCTATGTTCGAAGCTCAATGGAACCATTTCAGAATTAGATGCGGAAATTGAGTCTCACCCGTTTGAGGAAGGGGAAATCTTACAGCAAGAGGTGCCTCGAACCACCGGAAAGACGGTAAAATTCAGGTTGGGTACGATCTTTGTTAAAGACGACTTTCTCTTAACCGCAATGTCTAAGTTCGACTCCAGCAATCGAGCCAATCTCACCATGCCGGAATACTTGGAGTTTCTAATAAATTTCTGGGACAGGGTGAACAAAGTTTATGCGCAACGCTCTGTGGTGACGCCCATATTTGGGTCGGGAATTACACGCATCCGCGGACATAGGGATATTAGTGATGAAGATCTGCTAAAAATAATGCTGTGGACTTTCCGCATTAGTGAAATGCGCTTTAAATACCCTGCCAAGCTTACGATAGTCGTTCACACTGGCAAGATTGATCAAATAAATTTTCTCGACCTGAAGTCCTTGCGGAATGGCGTGTAA
- a CDS encoding glycine betaine/L-proline ABC transporter ATP-binding protein, which yields MKVRNVSKLFNDESGEGWKRVQQGQSKEQIFRETGVTVGINNVSFDVNEGEIFVIMGLSGSGKSTLVRTLNGLIPSSAGEIWVDDVDVASCTKEELRKVRREKCCMVFQHFALFPHKTVLDNVAFGLKVNGVPKEERYKTALESLDKVGLDAHADSYPGELSGGMQQRVGLARGLANDPEILLMDEPFGALDPLIRREMQDELVVLQRELQKTIIFITHDLNEALLLGDRIAIMKDGAFVQVGTAQDIVSDPADAYVRAFVADIDRSRVYTASDIAEDASRVSLTARVSDATAAMDRTGTEIIHVVKDGVPAGLLTRSDVENAKPSTRVMDIMHAHPPTVPQDAYLNEIYSEAQTGMPLAVTDDDGRLVGVVSAENIFEHLASDEEETGQDSTTSAAL from the coding sequence ATGAAAGTTAGGAACGTTTCCAAGCTCTTTAATGATGAGAGTGGTGAAGGCTGGAAGCGCGTTCAGCAAGGACAAAGCAAAGAGCAGATTTTTCGCGAAACCGGCGTCACCGTCGGGATCAACAATGTCAGCTTTGACGTGAACGAAGGCGAGATCTTCGTGATCATGGGTCTCTCCGGATCCGGCAAGTCCACACTGGTACGCACTTTGAACGGCTTGATCCCTTCCTCAGCAGGGGAAATCTGGGTCGACGATGTCGACGTGGCCTCTTGCACAAAGGAAGAGCTTCGAAAGGTTCGGCGTGAGAAATGCTGCATGGTATTCCAGCATTTCGCGCTTTTTCCGCACAAGACTGTCTTGGATAATGTGGCCTTCGGTTTGAAGGTCAACGGGGTTCCCAAAGAGGAACGTTACAAGACAGCACTTGAATCCCTTGATAAAGTGGGGCTGGATGCTCATGCAGACAGCTATCCCGGCGAGCTTTCGGGCGGCATGCAGCAGCGTGTCGGTCTGGCACGTGGTCTGGCCAATGATCCGGAAATCCTGTTGATGGATGAGCCGTTCGGTGCGCTTGATCCGTTGATCCGCCGCGAGATGCAGGATGAACTGGTCGTTCTCCAGCGCGAGCTGCAGAAAACCATCATCTTCATCACCCACGATCTCAACGAAGCCCTGCTTCTGGGTGATCGCATCGCGATCATGAAAGACGGCGCTTTCGTTCAGGTGGGAACGGCTCAGGACATTGTTTCCGATCCGGCAGACGCCTATGTGAGAGCGTTTGTTGCCGATATTGACCGCAGCCGCGTTTACACCGCGTCCGACATTGCCGAGGATGCCTCTCGCGTTTCACTCACCGCGCGAGTTTCCGATGCAACGGCAGCCATGGACCGGACCGGAACCGAGATCATTCATGTGGTCAAGGATGGCGTTCCAGCCGGACTTCTGACGCGAAGTGACGTTGAGAATGCCAAGCCGTCAACGCGCGTCATGGACATCATGCATGCCCATCCACCGACCGTACCTCAAGACGCTTATCTCAATGAAATCTATTCAGAAGCGCAAACCGGTATGCCTTTGGCCGTAACCGATGATGACGGCAGGCTGGTTGGTGTTGTTTCCGCCGAGAATATCTTCGAACATCTGGCTTCAGATGAAGAAGAAACCGGACAGGACAGCACCACAAGCGCAGCATTATAA
- a CDS encoding TetR/AcrR family transcriptional regulator has translation MSFRNGCASDSFPQPPKTLLFSRLIVKGGSAAPFGGLTAKIHLFISEWSEINRWYMARPRKHDQDQILDAVEHVIARDGVLTIDAVAKVAGVSKATVLYEHTSKPDLVAALVDRTIKADNAYNASCQAEFASEPDAPLRGRVEAARRNPPMPGENGAVLSLVSALMQDTMLRARFRENQSTLRQELLEQASHPRAARLAWLALEGLKFQQHLELHDWTEAERAEVLQDIETLARQGMDTCEDRDA, from the coding sequence GTGAGCTTTCGCAACGGCTGCGCCAGCGACAGCTTTCCGCAGCCTCCCAAGACTCTCTTGTTTAGTCGCCTGATCGTCAAGGGAGGTTCGGCGGCGCCATTTGGTGGGTTGACAGCTAAGATCCACCTGTTTATTTCCGAATGGTCGGAAATAAACAGGTGGTACATGGCACGTCCCAGAAAACATGATCAAGATCAGATCCTCGATGCGGTAGAGCACGTGATTGCCCGCGATGGCGTGCTGACCATCGACGCAGTGGCGAAAGTAGCCGGCGTATCGAAAGCTACGGTGCTTTATGAGCATACAAGCAAACCTGATCTCGTTGCAGCGCTCGTGGATCGCACAATAAAGGCCGACAACGCTTATAATGCGTCGTGCCAAGCCGAGTTCGCCAGTGAGCCTGATGCACCGCTTCGGGGTCGCGTCGAGGCCGCCCGGCGCAATCCCCCAATGCCGGGCGAGAACGGTGCTGTGCTAAGCCTTGTTTCAGCGTTGATGCAAGACACAATGCTGCGCGCCAGATTTCGCGAAAATCAAAGCACCCTCCGCCAGGAACTGTTGGAACAAGCGAGCCACCCCCGTGCCGCCCGGCTGGCTTGGCTGGCGCTGGAAGGTCTGAAGTTCCAGCAGCACCTCGAGTTGCACGACTGGACAGAGGCCGAGCGTGCCGAGGTTCTCCAGGACATTGAAACACTTGCCCGGCAGGGTATGGACACTTGTGAGGATCGTGATGCCTGA
- a CDS encoding NAD(P)-dependent oxidoreductase has translation MPECDIVITGAAGYVGRNLLRHFIAQGHRVTGLVRSAEAADRVRSWGGEPVLGDMLNADLVPLMARADMLIHTAASVDHGSGSAAAFVNPEGTRRVLDAARQANVIKAIHISTDSVLQDGRPLRNVDETTPYPSRPAGAYSVGKAEAEKVARRAAASGQHVVILRPRMVWGRDDTTALPTLVEAVESGKFAWISGGGYRSSTMHIANLCHVVGLALDRGRSGEIYHVSDGPARTFRETVTGLLASQGLPAPTNVVPRGVVRTIARIGDGLHRASAGRYRGPISYQDYATSAVEITLDTRKAERELNYEPVMAWEDGLAELQAYQA, from the coding sequence ATGCCTGAGTGCGACATCGTTATCACTGGCGCGGCGGGCTATGTCGGCCGCAATTTGCTGCGCCACTTCATCGCGCAGGGCCATCGGGTCACCGGGCTGGTCCGCAGCGCAGAGGCGGCAGACCGCGTGAGATCTTGGGGCGGGGAACCGGTCCTTGGCGACATGCTGAACGCCGACCTTGTGCCACTTATGGCAAGGGCGGATATGTTGATTCACACGGCCGCGAGCGTTGATCATGGTTCCGGCTCGGCCGCTGCATTCGTCAATCCCGAGGGCACCCGGCGCGTTCTGGACGCCGCCAGACAGGCGAACGTCATCAAGGCAATTCACATCAGCACAGACTCCGTGCTTCAGGATGGCCGCCCCCTGCGCAACGTCGACGAGACAACGCCGTATCCGTCCCGACCAGCCGGAGCCTATTCGGTTGGCAAGGCAGAAGCGGAAAAGGTCGCCCGACGCGCTGCTGCTTCAGGCCAGCACGTAGTCATACTGCGTCCCCGCATGGTCTGGGGCCGCGATGATACCACAGCCCTTCCGACACTGGTCGAAGCTGTCGAAAGTGGAAAGTTCGCTTGGATCTCTGGCGGAGGGTATCGCTCATCCACCATGCACATAGCTAACTTGTGTCACGTCGTCGGCCTGGCTCTGGATCGCGGACGATCTGGCGAGATCTACCATGTCTCGGATGGCCCAGCACGCACCTTCCGAGAAACTGTCACCGGCCTTTTGGCAAGCCAGGGGCTTCCGGCCCCCACGAATGTGGTGCCACGCGGAGTGGTTCGCACGATCGCCCGGATTGGAGACGGGCTCCATCGCGCAAGCGCTGGCCGATACCGTGGACCAATTAGCTATCAAGACTATGCGACCAGTGCGGTCGAGATCACGCTCGACACCCGGAAGGCGGAACGCGAACTCAATTATGAACCGGTCATGGCTTGGGAGGATGGGCTGGCTGAATTGCAGGCATATCAGGCGTAG
- a CDS encoding sulfotransferase — protein sequence MPKQYHFISGLPRSGSTLLSALLQQNPRFHADISSPVSRLMGSMRDQMCEPRENTRLISDAQRRRLLLGVMDNFYSSDDYLQEIIFDTSRQWCAMMPLLSEFYPQSKIVACVRDLGWIVDSIERIAGRSTLTTSGIFGFKAEGTVYDRVEMLAKGSGMVGYAYNAVKEAFFGSEPGQLMLLRYETLTSDPQQAMRAVYDFIGEPFFEHDYENVSFDADAFDQALGTPGLHHVRKKIEAISHPTVLPPDAFHRFDNDAFWNDPTFNPNNVPII from the coding sequence ATGCCCAAGCAATATCATTTTATTTCCGGGTTGCCACGCTCTGGCTCCACGCTTTTATCGGCGCTTTTGCAACAAAATCCTCGTTTTCATGCAGACATATCCTCGCCGGTCTCCCGGCTGATGGGCAGTATGCGCGACCAGATGTGTGAGCCACGCGAGAATACCAGACTGATTTCTGACGCACAACGCCGTCGCTTGCTCCTCGGTGTTATGGATAATTTCTATTCCTCTGATGACTATCTGCAAGAAATCATCTTCGACACCAGTCGCCAGTGGTGCGCCATGATGCCTCTGCTAAGCGAGTTTTATCCGCAGTCGAAGATTGTCGCCTGTGTTCGGGATCTAGGTTGGATTGTCGATAGCATTGAACGGATCGCAGGGCGGTCCACTCTAACCACTTCGGGAATCTTCGGGTTCAAGGCCGAGGGCACGGTTTATGATCGGGTGGAAATGTTGGCTAAGGGATCCGGCATGGTCGGCTATGCCTATAATGCCGTCAAGGAAGCCTTTTTTGGCTCCGAGCCGGGGCAGCTCATGCTACTGCGCTATGAAACGCTGACAAGCGATCCGCAACAGGCGATGCGCGCCGTTTATGATTTCATCGGCGAGCCCTTTTTCGAGCACGACTATGAAAATGTCTCCTTTGATGCGGACGCCTTCGATCAGGCGCTTGGTACGCCGGGGCTCCATCACGTGCGTAAAAAGATTGAAGCCATATCACACCCGACGGTCCTGCCACCGGACGCGTTTCATCGTTTTGACAATGATGCCTTTTGGAACGATCCAACATTCAATCCCAATAATGTGCCGATCATATAG